From one Catenuloplanes nepalensis genomic stretch:
- a CDS encoding methionine ABC transporter ATP-binding protein, with the protein MISIRDLRKVYRGRGRAVTALDGVSLDVAEGEIYGVLGRSGAGKSTLLRSVNLLERPDSGTVTVGGVELTGLPERRLRRERQRIGMIHQHFALLSSRTVAGNVAFPLEVTGVSRATRAARVAELLELVGLEGRAGAYPAQLSGGQKQRVGIARALAGDPKVLLSDEATSALDPETTHSILALLSDLNKRLGLTILLITHEMDVVKRICHSAAIMRDGRFTESGRIAEVLARPGSELAAELLRLGPAPELPGQTVVDVTVSGDHADRPLIAELARRFETDVRILGGTVEELAATRAGRLRLVLPGSADDNRAALAWLRETGIPTEIAGSGVPAGATGVGAAGVAASTGGAGAAASAGAPDAGASAGVAGADETGDPA; encoded by the coding sequence GTGATCAGCATCAGAGACCTGCGCAAGGTCTACCGCGGGCGCGGCCGGGCCGTGACCGCGCTCGACGGCGTCTCGCTGGACGTCGCCGAGGGCGAGATCTACGGCGTGCTCGGGCGCAGCGGTGCCGGCAAGAGCACGCTGTTGCGCAGCGTGAACCTGCTGGAGCGGCCCGACTCCGGCACCGTCACCGTGGGCGGCGTCGAGCTGACCGGGCTGCCGGAGCGGCGGCTGCGCCGGGAACGGCAGCGGATCGGCATGATCCACCAGCACTTCGCGCTGCTCAGCTCGCGGACCGTGGCCGGGAACGTGGCGTTTCCGCTGGAGGTGACCGGGGTGTCGCGGGCAACCCGGGCCGCGCGGGTGGCGGAGCTGCTGGAACTGGTCGGGCTGGAGGGGCGCGCGGGGGCGTACCCGGCGCAGCTGTCCGGCGGGCAGAAGCAGCGGGTCGGCATCGCACGCGCGCTGGCCGGTGACCCGAAGGTGCTGCTCTCCGACGAGGCCACCTCGGCGCTCGACCCGGAGACCACGCACTCGATCCTGGCGCTGCTGTCGGATCTGAACAAGCGGCTCGGGCTGACCATCCTGCTGATCACGCACGAGATGGACGTGGTGAAGCGGATCTGCCACTCCGCCGCGATCATGCGGGACGGGCGGTTCACCGAGTCGGGGCGGATCGCGGAGGTGCTGGCCCGGCCCGGCTCGGAGCTGGCGGCGGAACTGCTGCGGCTCGGGCCGGCGCCGGAGCTGCCGGGGCAGACCGTGGTGGACGTGACGGTCAGCGGCGACCACGCGGACCGGCCGCTGATCGCGGAGTTGGCCCGCCGCTTCGAGACGGACGTGCGCATCCTCGGCGGCACGGTCGAGGAACTGGCCGCGACGCGCGCGGGCCGGCTGCGCCTGGTGCTGCCCGGCTCCGCCGACGACAACCGCGCGGCGCTGGCGTGGCTGCGGGAGACCGGCATTCCCACCGAAATAGCGGGCTCCGGCGTTCCAGCCGGCGCGACGGGCGTCGGGGCTGCGGGCGTCGCGGCTTCGACCGGTGGGGCGGGTGCTGCGGCTTCGGCCGGTGCGCCGGATGCTGGGGCCTCGGCCGGGGTGGCGGGCGCTGATGAGACGGGAGATCCGGCGTGA
- a CDS encoding methionine ABC transporter permease, with translation MTWEDMWPLLGEGLWETAYMVGISTAITALGGLLIGVLLVLTERGGLLSAPPVNLVLGLIVNVGRSLPFIILLVAVIPFTRLVVGTTIGTDAAIVPLTIGAIPFFARIVETAIREVPRDVVNAAIAAGASRWQIVYKVLLREARPGLAAGLTITIIALVGYSAMAGTVGGGGLGDLAIRYGYQRFETEMMIATVVVLVLFVQAVQSLGDLVVRRLSHR, from the coding sequence GTGACCTGGGAAGACATGTGGCCGCTGCTCGGTGAGGGACTGTGGGAGACCGCCTACATGGTGGGGATCTCCACGGCGATCACCGCGCTCGGCGGGCTGCTGATCGGCGTGCTGCTGGTGCTGACCGAGCGCGGTGGGCTGCTGTCGGCGCCGCCGGTCAACCTGGTGCTCGGCCTGATCGTCAACGTCGGGCGGTCGCTGCCGTTCATCATCCTGCTGGTCGCGGTCATCCCGTTCACCCGCCTGGTGGTCGGGACCACGATCGGCACGGACGCCGCGATCGTGCCGCTGACCATCGGCGCGATCCCGTTCTTCGCCCGGATCGTGGAGACCGCGATCCGCGAGGTGCCGCGCGACGTCGTCAACGCCGCGATCGCGGCCGGTGCGTCCCGGTGGCAGATCGTCTACAAGGTGCTGCTCCGCGAGGCACGTCCCGGCCTGGCGGCCGGGCTGACCATCACGATCATCGCGCTGGTCGGTTACTCCGCGATGGCCGGGACCGTGGGCGGCGGCGGACTCGGAGACCTGGCCATCCGGTACGGATACCAGCGCTTCGAGACCGAGATGATGATCGCCACCGTGGTGGTGCTGGTGCTGTTCGTGCAGGCCGTGCAGAGCCTCGGCGACCTCGTGGTGCGCCGGCTGTCCCACCGTTGA
- a CDS encoding MetQ/NlpA family ABC transporter substrate-binding protein, translating into MRRTLVALTAAASLLIGVAACGNDSGSESGSASDTLKIGVSPVPHGEILKYVSDNLAAAEGLKIEIVEFNDYIQPNTALQDKQLDANYFQHIPYLEEEVASKGYRFTPLKPVHIEPLGVYSKTVKALTEVPDGGVVAIPNDPSNSGRALNLLATNGLITLKDGVGVKATEADVTGNPKNLKFEALEAAQLPRSLEDTAISVINGNYAIETGLSPATDALALETGENNPYANLVVVRTGEETDERIVKLEKLLHSQQVKDFIAQKYNGSVLAAF; encoded by the coding sequence ATGCGTCGCACCCTCGTCGCGCTCACCGCGGCCGCCTCGCTTCTGATCGGCGTGGCCGCCTGCGGCAACGACTCCGGCTCGGAGAGCGGCTCCGCGAGCGACACGCTCAAGATCGGCGTCAGCCCGGTCCCGCACGGGGAGATCCTCAAGTACGTCAGCGACAACCTGGCGGCCGCGGAGGGCCTGAAGATCGAGATAGTCGAGTTCAACGACTACATCCAGCCGAACACCGCGCTCCAGGACAAGCAGCTGGACGCCAACTACTTCCAGCACATCCCGTACCTGGAGGAGGAGGTCGCGTCCAAGGGATACCGGTTCACGCCGCTCAAGCCGGTGCACATCGAGCCGCTCGGCGTCTACTCCAAGACGGTCAAGGCGCTCACCGAGGTCCCGGACGGCGGCGTGGTCGCGATCCCGAACGACCCGTCCAACTCCGGCCGCGCACTCAACCTGCTCGCCACGAACGGCCTGATCACGCTCAAGGACGGCGTCGGCGTCAAGGCCACCGAGGCGGACGTCACCGGCAACCCGAAGAACCTCAAGTTCGAGGCGCTGGAGGCGGCCCAGCTGCCGCGCAGCCTCGAGGACACCGCGATCTCCGTGATCAACGGCAACTACGCGATCGAGACCGGCCTCAGCCCGGCCACGGACGCGCTCGCGCTGGAGACCGGCGAGAACAACCCGTACGCGAACCTGGTCGTGGTCCGCACCGGCGAGGAGACCGACGAGCGCATCGTCAAGCTCGAGAAGCTCCTGCACTCCCAGCAGGTCAAGGACTTCATCGCCCAGAAGTACAACGGCTCGGTCCTCGCCGCCTTCTGA
- a CDS encoding sensor histidine kinase — protein sequence MFRWSRSTASGEIAAVVGVWLLVLLMLFNGIGQAFAQRRRGDLTVPAELLCDALSFVIAGCYLRLEILIGRGLRDRRITVLVWIQVVASLVILGLGSVWVMLSLALGATLLVATSRRGRLAVALLGTADVILLLAKSDGTPAVLMVGVVAMVIVCGFGLYVLTRLRVVLHELRRTREEMARARVDEERLRISRELHDLLGRTLVAVSLRNEAALRLLDTDLERCRTQLTALQSLVIDGQARLRALTSGPALISLGDELAGARELFELLGVRAEIDAVAVDDHVVDQTLAAVVREAVTNTLKHGRPTWCRIGVRHEAGAVVVTVVNNGVVPPAADGAHTGLDDIRARVAAVGGVLTAEATPDGQFRVVARIPQATAHLSVARETDPQVAPEAHLSVPREVEPPVSREVGPDGAEGAGAAARSAPPAGRAAVGS from the coding sequence ATGTTCCGTTGGAGCCGATCGACGGCCTCCGGTGAGATCGCGGCCGTCGTGGGCGTGTGGCTGCTCGTCCTGCTCATGCTCTTCAACGGCATCGGGCAGGCCTTCGCGCAGCGCCGGCGCGGGGACCTGACGGTGCCGGCCGAGCTGCTCTGCGACGCGCTGAGCTTCGTGATCGCGGGCTGCTACCTGCGGCTCGAGATCCTGATCGGCCGGGGTCTGCGAGACCGGCGGATCACGGTGCTCGTGTGGATCCAGGTGGTGGCCTCGCTGGTGATCCTCGGCCTGGGCAGTGTCTGGGTGATGCTGTCGCTGGCCCTGGGCGCGACGCTGCTCGTCGCCACCAGCCGGCGGGGGAGGCTGGCCGTGGCGCTGCTCGGCACGGCCGACGTGATCCTGCTGCTGGCGAAGTCGGACGGCACCCCCGCCGTTCTCATGGTCGGCGTCGTCGCGATGGTAATCGTCTGCGGCTTCGGCCTCTATGTCCTGACCCGGCTGCGCGTCGTGCTCCACGAACTGCGCCGGACCCGGGAGGAGATGGCCCGCGCCCGGGTCGACGAGGAGCGCCTGCGGATCTCGCGTGAGCTGCACGACCTGCTCGGCCGCACGCTCGTCGCGGTCTCGCTGCGCAACGAGGCCGCGCTGCGGCTGCTCGACACCGACCTCGAACGCTGCCGCACCCAGCTCACCGCGCTCCAGTCGCTGGTCATCGACGGCCAGGCCCGGCTCCGGGCCCTGACCAGCGGGCCCGCGCTGATCAGCCTCGGCGACGAGCTGGCCGGCGCCCGCGAGCTGTTCGAGCTGCTCGGGGTGCGGGCCGAGATCGACGCGGTCGCGGTCGACGACCACGTCGTCGATCAAACCCTGGCCGCGGTGGTACGGGAGGCGGTGACCAACACGCTCAAGCACGGGCGGCCCACCTGGTGCCGGATCGGCGTGCGGCACGAGGCCGGGGCCGTCGTCGTCACCGTCGTCAACAACGGGGTCGTCCCGCCGGCCGCCGACGGTGCCCACACCGGGCTCGACGACATCCGGGCGCGGGTCGCGGCAGTGGGCGGCGTGCTCACGGCCGAGGCGACCCCCGACGGCCAGTTCCGCGTCGTCGCGCGGATCCCGCAGGCCACGGCGCATCTGTCGGTCGCGCGCGAGACGGATCCGCAGGTCGCGCCGGAGGCGCATCTGTCGGTCCCGCGCGAGGTGGAACCGCCGGTCTCGCGGGAGGTGGGGCCGGACGGTGCCGAGGGTGCCGGGGCCGCCGCGAGGTCCGCGCCGCCGGCCGGCCGGGCGGCGGTCGGGTCATGA
- a CDS encoding response regulator — translation MSGSPLRLLIAEDLELVAEAFEALLSTEPAFEVVARVGRGDHVLPAVEKHRPDVALLDVDMPGATGIEAARLVTAGHPECRVILLTALPGSGHLHQGLLAGASGYLVKATTGARLIDAIKAVAAGSIVIDPQLAADALRRGPNPLTAREQNILRAVDRGLDSRAIAAELFLSRGTVRNYLSTIMTKLDARSRVDAVRVAHHRGWL, via the coding sequence ATGAGCGGGTCACCGCTCCGGCTGCTCATCGCCGAGGATCTCGAACTCGTCGCCGAGGCGTTCGAAGCCCTGCTCAGCACCGAGCCCGCGTTCGAGGTGGTGGCCCGGGTCGGCCGTGGCGACCACGTGCTGCCGGCCGTCGAGAAGCACCGTCCCGACGTGGCACTGCTGGACGTGGACATGCCCGGCGCCACCGGCATCGAGGCGGCCCGCCTGGTGACCGCCGGACATCCCGAATGCAGGGTCATCCTGCTGACCGCGCTGCCGGGCAGCGGACACCTGCACCAGGGGCTGCTGGCCGGTGCCTCCGGATACCTCGTCAAGGCCACGACCGGAGCTCGGCTCATCGACGCGATCAAGGCGGTCGCGGCCGGGTCGATCGTCATCGACCCGCAGCTCGCCGCGGACGCGCTGCGCCGCGGACCCAACCCGCTCACCGCCCGCGAACAGAACATCCTGCGCGCCGTGGATCGAGGGCTCGACAGCCGGGCGATCGCGGCCGAGCTGTTCCTCTCGCGGGGCACCGTCCGCAACTACCTGTCCACCATCATGACCAAACTCGACGCTCGCTCCCGGGTCGACGCGGTCCGGGTCGCACACCACCGCGGCTGGCTGTGA
- a CDS encoding exonuclease: MNTKPPELYIAADVEADGPIPGPYSMISLGLAVVGHPDRGFYTELKPISDEFDPKALAVSGLDRDRLLREAPTAAAAMHAAAAWIDGLRRIGRPVFLAAPAVWDGMFVHWYFVRFVGHNPFGGTGSGVDLRSYWMGRTGCDWSETRKRDIKRAVGLGDLPHTHHAGEDARELAQLFEAARRPAR; encoded by the coding sequence GTGAACACGAAACCTCCCGAGCTCTACATCGCCGCGGATGTGGAGGCGGACGGGCCGATTCCGGGGCCGTACAGCATGATTTCGCTCGGTCTTGCCGTGGTGGGGCACCCGGACCGCGGGTTCTACACGGAGCTGAAGCCGATCTCGGACGAGTTCGACCCGAAGGCGCTCGCGGTGTCCGGCCTTGATCGCGACCGGCTCCTGCGGGAGGCGCCGACCGCGGCGGCCGCGATGCACGCGGCCGCGGCCTGGATCGACGGGCTGCGCCGAATCGGGCGGCCGGTCTTCCTGGCGGCGCCCGCGGTGTGGGACGGCATGTTCGTCCACTGGTACTTCGTGCGGTTCGTCGGCCACAACCCGTTCGGCGGCACCGGATCCGGCGTCGACCTGCGCAGCTACTGGATGGGGCGGACCGGCTGCGACTGGTCGGAGACCCGCAAACGGGACATCAAGCGTGCGGTCGGCCTCGGGGACCTGCCGCACACCCACCACGCCGGCGAGGACGCCCGGGAACTGGCCCAGCTCTTCGAGGCGGCCCGGCGCCCGGCACGCTAG
- a CDS encoding dephospho-CoA kinase encodes MSGTERVLAWVRTLPAAAGRTRVVAVEGRSGAGKTGLAGALADALHAPLVRMDDLYPGWDGLRGGVEALHDWILAPLAAGHPIRRRSWDWAADAYRDWEPLTVGTDLVVEGVGCGARALAPYRSGLIWIDAPDDVRRRRALERDGEAYAPHWERWARQEDTFYAANRVRANADLIIDNSGGTASGPPLP; translated from the coding sequence GTGAGCGGGACGGAGCGGGTGCTCGCGTGGGTGCGGACGTTGCCGGCCGCGGCCGGGCGCACCCGGGTCGTCGCGGTCGAGGGCCGCTCCGGCGCCGGCAAGACCGGCCTGGCCGGCGCGCTCGCGGACGCGCTGCACGCGCCGCTGGTCCGGATGGACGACCTCTACCCCGGCTGGGACGGCCTGCGCGGCGGCGTCGAAGCGCTGCACGACTGGATCCTCGCACCGCTCGCCGCCGGCCACCCGATCCGCCGGCGCAGCTGGGACTGGGCCGCGGACGCGTACCGTGACTGGGAGCCGTTGACCGTCGGCACCGACCTGGTCGTCGAGGGAGTGGGCTGCGGGGCGCGCGCCCTCGCACCGTACCGCAGCGGCCTGATCTGGATCGACGCCCCCGATGACGTGCGGCGACGCCGCGCGCTGGAGCGCGACGGCGAGGCCTACGCGCCGCACTGGGAACGCTGGGCGCGCCAGGAGGACACGTTCTACGCCGCGAACCGCGTCCGCGCGAACGCGGACCTGATCATCGACAACAGCGGCGGTACGGCATCGGGACCGCCGCTGCCCTGA
- a CDS encoding LysR family transcriptional regulator, translating to MELKALRYFVTVAEELHFGRAAERLHIVQPAVSQQVARLERELGVQLLERTSRRVRLTPAGLRVLAAARETLAAAARVRVVAGAGAARLRVGVESCVTDRLDRAVKRLREGDRPTEPVLIDLPMPARLDAVRGGDLDVALVRGTVTAPGLTVARAWSEPLHVVVAREHPVAGQEAVRFGDLDPDGLRLPGRHHDPGLLDAIMAALPATLPRRPAGDPVNVLFEVGSDPRTWTVLPAEHLAAARTARIRTLPLDPPAMIDGYVVTAPATPPPCVRSFVAAFADRPDPVAEAADGDPPGTTGPTSARRTGSGGDVARFGQARRRGNPGPSR from the coding sequence GTGGAACTGAAAGCGCTGCGCTACTTCGTGACCGTCGCCGAGGAGCTGCACTTCGGGCGCGCGGCGGAGCGGCTGCACATCGTCCAGCCCGCGGTCAGCCAGCAGGTGGCCCGGCTGGAGCGCGAGCTCGGCGTGCAACTGCTGGAAAGGACATCCCGGCGGGTACGACTGACGCCGGCCGGCCTGCGCGTGCTGGCCGCGGCCCGGGAGACGCTGGCCGCCGCGGCACGGGTGCGGGTGGTGGCCGGCGCGGGCGCGGCCCGGCTGCGCGTCGGCGTCGAGTCATGCGTGACCGACCGGCTCGACCGCGCGGTGAAGCGGCTGCGCGAGGGCGACCGGCCGACCGAACCGGTGCTGATCGACCTGCCGATGCCGGCCCGGCTGGACGCGGTCCGCGGCGGTGACCTCGACGTCGCGCTGGTCCGCGGCACCGTGACCGCGCCGGGCCTGACCGTGGCGCGCGCCTGGTCCGAGCCGCTGCACGTGGTCGTGGCGCGCGAGCACCCGGTCGCCGGCCAGGAAGCGGTCCGCTTCGGCGATCTCGACCCGGACGGGCTGCGCCTGCCGGGCCGCCACCACGACCCGGGACTGCTCGACGCGATCATGGCCGCGCTTCCGGCGACGCTGCCCCGCCGGCCGGCCGGCGACCCGGTCAACGTGCTGTTCGAGGTCGGCTCGGACCCGCGCACCTGGACCGTCCTGCCGGCCGAACACCTGGCCGCCGCCCGCACCGCCCGAATCCGCACGCTGCCGCTCGACCCACCCGCCATGATCGACGGATACGTCGTCACCGCTCCCGCCACCCCGCCACCGTGCGTACGATCCTTCGTCGCGGCATTCGCCGATCGGCCGGACCCGGTCGCGGAGGCCGCGGACGGCGATCCGCCAGGAACGACGGGACCGACGTCGGCACGGCGGACGGGCAGTGGCGGCGACGTCGCGCGGTTCGGCCAGGCCCGGCGCCGTGGCAACCCCGGGCCAAGCCGTTAG
- a CDS encoding LLM class flavin-dependent oxidoreductase: MRIGTSLLLADSPADVVAAAADAARRGLDSFWTGQMPGGWDPLTLLALLRERPAEVGTAVVLTYPRHPTTIAAEAMTLSAAAGGLALGVGPGHAWYIEQLGYSYASPLGHTRDYLETLRPLLRGERDGLTITAPPPDLLLAALGPRMLALAAELADGVVATWVTPEIVAERLAPSQPDGARIVVGLVVALTTDPDAARDRIARDFAAADALPAYRASLSRAGLTGLADTVVAGDETVIARALDRLRDAGATDVVLMPFGDRARTLDIVTR; encoded by the coding sequence ATGCGCATCGGAACCAGCCTGCTCCTCGCCGACTCTCCCGCGGACGTGGTGGCCGCCGCGGCCGACGCCGCCCGCCGCGGTCTGGACAGTTTCTGGACCGGCCAGATGCCGGGCGGGTGGGATCCGCTCACGCTGCTGGCCCTGCTCCGGGAACGCCCGGCCGAGGTCGGCACCGCGGTCGTGCTCACCTATCCACGTCACCCGACCACCATCGCGGCCGAGGCGATGACGCTGTCCGCGGCCGCCGGCGGGCTCGCGCTCGGCGTTGGCCCGGGCCACGCCTGGTACATCGAGCAGCTCGGCTACTCCTACGCGTCGCCGCTCGGCCACACCCGCGACTACCTGGAGACGCTGCGCCCGCTGCTGCGCGGCGAGCGGGACGGACTCACGATCACCGCGCCGCCGCCGGACCTGCTGCTGGCCGCGCTCGGCCCGAGGATGCTCGCGCTGGCCGCCGAGCTGGCGGACGGCGTGGTCGCCACCTGGGTCACGCCGGAGATCGTCGCCGAGCGTCTGGCGCCGAGCCAGCCGGACGGCGCCCGCATCGTGGTCGGCCTGGTCGTCGCGCTGACCACCGATCCGGACGCGGCCCGCGACCGGATCGCCCGCGACTTCGCGGCGGCGGACGCGCTTCCGGCCTACCGGGCGTCGCTGAGCCGCGCGGGCCTCACGGGTCTCGCGGACACGGTGGTCGCCGGCGACGAGACCGTCATCGCCCGCGCGCTGGACCGCCTCCGCGACGCGGGCGCCACCGACGTCGTGCTGATGCCGTTCGGCGACCGCGCCCGTACCCTCGACATCGTCACCCGCTGA